The following proteins are co-located in the Bacillus mesophilus genome:
- a CDS encoding zinc-finger domain-containing protein — MKQRKAIVEVSEILDTFCESCFVHSYFKKEYGKCKAHKFCIKECTVGQKLKEYGRILS; from the coding sequence GTGAAGCAAAGGAAGGCGATTGTGGAGGTAAGTGAAATATTAGATACATTTTGTGAAAGTTGCTTTGTCCATTCTTACTTTAAAAAGGAGTATGGAAAGTGTAAGGCACATAAGTTTTGTATTAAAGAATGCACGGTTGGCCAAAAATTAAAGGAATACGGTAGAATTCTTTCATAG
- a CDS encoding reverse transcriptase-like protein, producing the protein MNVWIEWKYKTAKNLELTLTTEVMQAKKALLIAEDFMKTGRTKDLVFYDEQHTMWTKKEFEKLLKEVEEEPHHIEVFFDGGFDVQTKKAGAGVAIYYSRKNKDFRIRENSVLEELDNNNEAEYAAFWAGVLQLEALGVRNTSVHFKGDSQVVLNQLSGEWPCFEDEFNRWLDRIEEKLKELKIKPTYTAISRKENREADQLASQALQGVMVSSHLNRSE; encoded by the coding sequence GTGAACGTTTGGATTGAGTGGAAATATAAAACAGCAAAGAATCTTGAACTTACATTAACAACAGAAGTCATGCAAGCGAAAAAGGCTCTTCTAATTGCAGAAGATTTTATGAAAACAGGTCGAACAAAGGACTTGGTTTTTTATGATGAACAGCATACTATGTGGACAAAAAAAGAATTTGAGAAACTTCTTAAGGAAGTAGAAGAAGAGCCACATCATATAGAGGTTTTCTTTGATGGTGGGTTTGATGTGCAGACTAAAAAGGCTGGTGCTGGGGTCGCTATTTATTATTCAAGAAAAAATAAAGATTTCCGAATTAGGGAAAACAGTGTATTAGAGGAACTCGATAATAATAATGAAGCAGAATATGCAGCTTTCTGGGCAGGGGTATTGCAACTTGAGGCACTAGGTGTCCGTAATACGAGTGTCCACTTTAAAGGTGACTCACAAGTCGTGTTAAATCAATTATCTGGAGAATGGCCGTGCTTTGAGGATGAGTTCAATAGGTGGTTAGATCGGATTGAAGAGAAGCTAAAGGAACTCAAGATTAAGCCTACCTATACAGCCATTTCCAGAAAGGAAAACAGAGAGGCAGATCAGCTAGCAAGTCAAGCTCTACAAGGGGTCATGGTTTCAAGTCATCTTAATCGATCTGAATAG
- a CDS encoding reverse transcriptase-like protein: MIEVYIDGASAGNPGPSGAGIYIKGNGVLERYSIPLGNMSNHEAEYYSLIKALEICIEKEFSIVSFRTDSQLVDRAIEKEYVKNKQYAPLLETALKLTKQFDLFFMKWIPSSQNQIADELARKAIRDNQ; this comes from the coding sequence TTGATCGAAGTATATATTGATGGAGCAAGTGCAGGTAACCCTGGTCCTTCTGGAGCAGGTATCTATATAAAAGGTAATGGTGTTTTAGAAAGATATTCTATTCCACTAGGAAACATGTCAAATCATGAAGCTGAGTATTATTCCTTAATCAAAGCATTGGAAATCTGTATTGAAAAGGAGTTTTCAATTGTTTCATTTCGAACAGACTCCCAGCTAGTAGATCGGGCAATTGAGAAGGAATATGTAAAAAACAAACAATATGCCCCTCTTTTAGAAACTGCGTTAAAATTAACAAAGCAATTCGATTTATTTTTTATGAAATGGATTCCTAGTAGCCAAAATCAGATTGCGGATGAGCTTGCAAGAAAGGCGATTCGAGACAATCAGTAA
- a CDS encoding DUF2564 family protein — MSEPFNDLKQVEMSVKAAQKMVGTATMSMDREQLEEATQAIQDARAQLSHAFNNQTGVDKEFLNEQQVSLTQCEEQLNEAKQ; from the coding sequence ATGTCAGAGCCATTTAACGATTTAAAGCAAGTAGAAATGTCTGTGAAAGCAGCTCAAAAAATGGTAGGCACAGCAACAATGAGTATGGACCGAGAGCAATTGGAAGAAGCAACTCAAGCTATTCAAGATGCAAGAGCACAACTGTCTCATGCGTTCAACAACCAGACAGGTGTAGACAAGGAATTTTTAAATGAACAACAGGTTTCACTTACACAATGTGAAGAGCAATTAAATGAAGCTAAGCAATAA
- a CDS encoding DMT family transporter, which produces MKTRLLADGILLFVAFIWGATFVLVQQAISFLEPFTFNAIRFSIAAIILMIGFFIYKRDQLQAINLKFLLAGLFIGMSLFLGYALQTMGLLYTTSSKAGFITGLSVVLVPLLSLLILKQRPRSIAIIGSIVAAFGLFMLTVGDTFSLNIGDLLVLGCAFAFAMHIILTGKYTNEFPTLLLTIGQILGVAVFSGICALLFEDWQRAFHVGTLVQREVLIALLVTSILATAFAFFAQTKLQQYTTPTRVALIFATEPVFAAITAYFWANERLGWIAVYGCVFIFIGMILSEWPTKKKSINPSIQSAS; this is translated from the coding sequence ATGAAAACACGTTTACTAGCTGATGGTATTTTACTTTTTGTTGCATTTATTTGGGGAGCAACCTTTGTACTTGTTCAACAAGCCATCTCTTTTTTAGAACCATTTACGTTTAATGCTATAAGATTTTCTATAGCAGCAATCATTTTAATGATTGGCTTTTTTATTTACAAACGTGATCAACTTCAAGCAATTAATCTTAAATTCCTATTAGCAGGATTGTTTATTGGAATGAGCCTTTTCTTAGGTTATGCACTTCAAACAATGGGATTATTATATACAACATCATCTAAAGCAGGATTTATCACAGGTCTTAGTGTGGTATTAGTACCTCTATTATCATTACTCATTTTAAAGCAAAGACCACGTTCTATCGCAATTATAGGTTCAATTGTTGCTGCATTTGGGTTGTTTATGTTAACGGTTGGTGATACCTTTTCATTAAACATTGGAGATCTATTAGTACTAGGCTGTGCCTTTGCATTCGCTATGCACATAATCTTAACTGGAAAATATACAAATGAATTTCCCACTTTATTGCTAACAATTGGGCAAATCCTTGGTGTCGCTGTTTTTTCTGGTATATGTGCCTTACTGTTTGAAGATTGGCAAAGAGCGTTTCATGTCGGGACTCTAGTTCAAAGAGAAGTACTCATTGCTTTACTTGTCACTTCTATCCTAGCAACTGCTTTTGCTTTCTTCGCACAAACTAAGCTTCAACAGTACACTACTCCTACTAGAGTTGCATTAATCTTTGCTACTGAACCCGTTTTTGCAGCTATAACAGCTTATTTCTGGGCCAACGAGCGCTTAGGCTGGATTGCGGTTTATGGATGTGTGTTTATCTTCATTGGAATGATTTTGTCCGAATGGCCTACTAAGAAAAAGTCCATAAATCCGTCTATACAAAGTGCTTCTTAA
- a CDS encoding MGDG synthase family glycosyltransferase, which produces MPKVLFFPLLQIPSGHHQVISSLSEQFNQSDLSIQYESVELLSSTNKQLELLISSVYLRWIKLFPSFYHYLYERSVYRSLEQEKRFIHYEWLFLNSMRNLIEQHQPDFIICSHALPSYLASTLKRSGECSATIINVYTDFFIHHIWGTDMVDAHLISLPPMREYLLNKGVKEEAIFQTGIPIHPEFENVLQKAERTKEYKVLVSGGSLGVGKIEDLLSYLPIHGKIHYYVLCGSNTKLYTKLIAQNHPRIIPFPYIKSKKKMNVIYHSVDAILSKPGGITISECLSKRLPIFVYDHLPGQEKINVDVLLNQDLIFYLPLDKFSQSFEEELLDKLNSRDFAKSHSKKMEQYHNGLDKITVVDLIKQFSS; this is translated from the coding sequence ATGCCAAAGGTTTTATTTTTTCCACTATTACAAATTCCCTCTGGACATCACCAGGTTATTTCTAGCTTGTCTGAACAATTCAACCAAAGTGATTTATCGATCCAATATGAAAGTGTTGAACTATTAAGTTCTACCAATAAACAGTTGGAGCTATTAATCTCTAGTGTGTATTTAAGATGGATTAAGCTGTTCCCATCTTTTTACCATTATTTATATGAAAGATCAGTTTATCGATCTTTAGAGCAGGAAAAACGATTTATACACTACGAATGGCTCTTTCTAAACTCGATGCGTAATCTCATTGAGCAGCATCAACCTGATTTTATTATTTGTTCCCATGCATTGCCTTCCTATCTTGCATCAACGTTGAAACGAAGTGGTGAGTGTTCGGCAACGATCATTAATGTATACACTGATTTTTTTATTCACCATATATGGGGCACTGACATGGTTGATGCACACCTGATCTCCCTTCCACCAATGAGAGAGTATCTACTTAATAAAGGTGTGAAAGAGGAGGCGATCTTTCAAACCGGAATTCCTATTCACCCGGAGTTCGAGAACGTGTTGCAGAAAGCCGAACGCACAAAAGAGTACAAGGTATTGGTTTCAGGGGGAAGTTTAGGAGTTGGCAAAATTGAAGACTTATTGTCGTATTTACCGATTCATGGAAAGATTCACTATTATGTGTTATGTGGTAGCAATACTAAGCTTTATACAAAGCTAATCGCACAGAATCATCCTCGAATCATACCTTTTCCTTATATCAAATCTAAGAAAAAGATGAATGTCATCTACCACTCTGTAGATGCTATATTATCTAAACCAGGCGGTATAACCATTAGTGAATGTCTTTCAAAACGTTTACCCATTTTTGTATATGATCACCTTCCTGGTCAAGAGAAAATTAATGTGGATGTTCTGCTGAACCAGGACTTAATATTCTATTTACCTTTAGATAAATTTTCACAGTCTTTTGAAGAGGAGCTTCTTGATAAATTGAATTCAAGAGATTTTGCAAAGAGTCATTCGAAGAAGATGGAGCAATATCACAATGGATTAGACAAAATAACTGTTGTTGATTTAATAAAGCAGTTTTCTTCCTAG